The nucleotide window AAGTCAGGAATGAATCTCACTGAAATTGTAGCTGCATTtgctatttaatttaattggaaTAAATACAGTTAACAACTCCTTTATAAAAATCTGTTATATTTGATCTCAGATAGCCAGTACACACACTCTGTTTTTATCCCTTTATCTTTCACTAGTCTGTCGTTTGATATAACAAGAAAGTTAATATCATGGCTGCTCTGGCAGATGTGTGGAGTGAAGAGAGATAGGAGCCAAATGCAGAGGCTGACGAGGACTTAAACTAAAAATGTGCCTTTTATTGAGGCAGCACAAAACTACAAACAAAAATGCAGGAATATAAAGACTAAAGTAACAAAAACTAAACGGGGAGGGAACTAGAAACAAACATAAAGAAACTAAAGATCTGAGACGTGGAACACAACAAATGATAACCTGGAACAAGAGACATGTCATGGATGATACACAGACAACCCAGCAGCAAACAGAGGGAAGACAATGGGCTTAAATATACAGAGGGATAAATGAGGGAAtaagacacaggaggagagcacagctgggagaaatcacaaACAACGAGACCAGTGGgaggaaaactgaaaacactaacatagcacaagagactatcaaagtaaaacagcaaacaagAGACATTTACGAAGACACAGAGTTGAAActgagacatgactgactggggaGAAATGGGGAACATGGAAACAAGAGTGACTAGACATGACACGTGGGACACAGGGGCAAGGCAAAGTAACAGAAAcctaaatagaatagaatagaatagaattcaactttattgtcattgcacatgtcacaggtacagggcaacgaaatgcagtttgcatccatccagaagtgctttagccatgatatagatatattacaatatatatattagcaataatatagatatgtaagtatattacagaaatgggtctattatggtataatgtacacggtatgaagtatgttatgaatatgctataactataagtatgtacaggctatgaacaggatataaatatgaaaaaaactatacagaatatgaaataaaaaactatacagaaatatgagatatacagttatacagaaatgtgaactatgcaagttataaacagttgtaggattaaaaatgatTGTaagtacagaatgattatttacacagaactatacagtagtgcagttaagataagtgagatatgtggataatttctacagaggctatataaagtgctagtggttgtgagtggtggttcagtccatgttattattgtgtgtttgagggtacagttgaccattgtgtgtgggtgtgtgtatgttcagtccatgagtttaacgtgggtcagatgtcaggaggcagagttcaggagtctaaCAGCCTAAGAATATaacacaagaagaaaacaataaagagaACTAAAAACATGCGTAAGAATAATCAATGAATATAAattaacaaacacaaaacactggatcACAGACTCAGTACCATGACAGTTAAATGTACAATAATAAAGACTTTAAATCAGATGACAATGTAGCTGACACTGTGCTTATTAGTGTGTGGTCAACCAGAAATCTTCAGTGTCATCCATACATGAGATCTTTATACAAATGATGAAAAGACAATGAAAGAAACTGTTTAATTGATATGAAATGATTGaattatatgaaatattatggcTTTGTCTGCCAGATTGTTTTTCTGTAAACTACTTTGAACTACTGGCAGTCAGTGATGTCACCTAAAGGCAAGATTCTATGTTGTGTTGCCGTAGTTTCCAGAGTTTACTTATAAAGCTCACTTACAGAACTCAGTTAGAAACGTCAAGCATTTGAAGGACGCTCATTTGAAGGAATATTAACTCAATATTAACTCATTACGGTGACATTTTCGATTTTAAAGTTCTCCAAAATTACAATGacaaaggaaacaagaaaaattaCCACTCCAGCAGATGAAGATTCAGGAGATCAAGGTAAGTAAAATTATAAAATCAAATCCTGGTAAAATCCAAATAACAGAATGTACAATCCTAAAAATGTCGACACTGTGTGAATCATTTTTAGAGCATTTGAATCATATGTTTGATTGAAAATAGCTTTATTACAAGATGTCTAATCAAAGAAAGGTTACCGGTCGTTTggtaaaataatgtaataagtttattcttggactcaaCAGTAAAAACAGACCAACAAGTGTCATCAAGATCTAAGACTTAGTAAACCTAGTATCAATTCGCACTGGTCAGTTTTTTATCTCAAGAACAAACTTGTGATAATTTAAGCAATAGCAATTTCAAATTCTTTGCCATCAAAATGCTTCCAGTCCTGATGTCGGGGACTCTTTTTCACCACTGTGTTGGTGTCGTTTATAGATTGTAAGAGCAGGACTGCTAAAAGAAAGGCCAGTCCTGAAAAGAAGACCCCAATAAAAAGGAGGAGGGTCGCTGAGCAGGCTGGTCCTTCCACCAGCTCAGATGTGGTCAAAGGAGTGAAGCGCAAGGTTGTGCAAGATGGAGAGGGCACAACAAACCAACCAAAGAAGGCTAAACTGCTTGACCATATGAGTGGTGACAAGGAACAAGCGTCTTCCTCACTGGACACTGGTAAAGGTAGGCTAATTAGTTGAGTGAGGGGTAGATTAAGTGTGGTTTCTAGGTTTAAGATATTGGTGTTTAGTGTTTGTGAGATATTTGTGTCCATCATCCAGTGAGCTGGTGTGCTTTTGGTGTTTTCCACATCTGCAGACTTGAACAACAAAAACGTGTGTGcgaaaaacagcaaaagaaagGCCGCGGGAGACAACAGAGAGTCacccaagaaaaagaaaaggaatgtGGACCAGGACAAAAAATCAGTGGCTGACCAAAAACGTAAGTAGCAAGCAGCCTGGATTTTATATTCAGGGGAAGAGCAAAAGGAACATTTAGGCTACAGAGGAGAGTAATTTGTGTCACAGCTGTAGTAAAACAAGATTTATGTTTGTCTGTTTAGGTGAATTCGAAGCCAGATACGTGGAGGAGCACCAGCTCGGAGAAGGAGGCTGCGGAGCAGTTTTTGCTGGCTACCGGATAGAAGATCGTTTTCCAGTAAGTGTTCAGGCGATGGTAGTAAGACAGGCAGTAACGCAGATAATGTATAATATCGTAAGCTGAGAGGTGTGCTGTGTTTCCACCTTTCATTATGTCATACTGAGGAAATGCTCACCAATGCTCTGTGTCTTTTAGGTTGCCATCAAACACATTCCCAGAAATAAAGTCTACTGCAAAGTGGCGGTAAGTGTCCAACACTTGAATCAGTTTTACATTCCTGGATTGAATGCGGCGTTCCTCATCATTCACTTTGTTGTAATATTTCAGGATGAAAGCGGGAAGAAGCTCTCTGTGGAAGTGGCCATTATGCTGAAACTTGCAGGTGAAGCAGAAGGGTCAGTGGGAACATCAGCACCTGTGTCCTTGCTGGAGTGGTTCGACCTTGGCAAAGAACTGATCCTGGTGCTGGAGAGACCTGTCCCCGCTGTGGACCTGCAAAAATACAAAGCAGAAAATGGAAGAACTTTACCAGAGGACAAGGCCAAGGTAGGTTGACTGGAAGAACCTTAGACTGTACAGCATTCAATCAAGGCGCAAAAAAGCATTAAGTCATTAttgtctttttcatcttttccagGTCATTCTGAAGCAACTAGTTGATGCTGCAAAGGAACTTGAGGATAAAAACATCTTTCATCGGGACATCAAGGGAGAAAACATTCTGATTGAGACCGGCTCAGATGTGCCTCGTGTTCGCATCATTGACTTTGGACTGAGCTGCTTTGTTAAGCAGCGATCTCTGTATCGCGTCTTCTATGGTAACATATTCTGCtcctgcttttcacagatgtaacaatttgtgtcttttgttttagcagaaattgcAATTGTGTCTATTTGTTAGGTACTCCTCTTCACACCCCTCCCGAGTGGTACAGGAGGAGCTGCTACAGGTGTGGACCCACCACGGTGTGGCAAATGGGAGTGGTGCTGTATGAAGCGGTTCATGCACGGGACTTTGATACCGAGAGGTTCCTCAGCAAGAAACTGACCATCAAAAAGCGTCTGTCCACAAGTAAGAAAACTTCACACTTCCAGATTCACGGATGCCTTGGATCACTAGAActatcatct belongs to Oreochromis niloticus isolate F11D_XX linkage group LG17, O_niloticus_UMD_NMBU, whole genome shotgun sequence and includes:
- the LOC109195219 gene encoding serine/threonine-protein kinase pim-2 isoform X2 — translated: MSGDKEQASSSLDTGKDLNNKNVCAKNSKRKAAGDNRESPKKKKRNVDQDKKSVADQKREFEARYVEEHQLGEGGCGAVFAGYRIEDRFPVAIKHIPRNKVYCKVADESGKKLSVEVAIMLKLAGEAEGSVGTSAPVSLLEWFDLGKELILVLERPVPAVDLQKYKAENGRTLPEDKAKVILKQLVDAAKELEDKNIFHRDIKGENILIETGSDVPRVRIIDFGLSCFVKQRSLYRVFYGTPLHTPPEWYRRSCYRCGPTTVWQMGVVLYEAVHARDFDTERFLSKKLTIKKRLSTKCRNFLEACLTKVPEKRPTLEELQHHPWLR
- the LOC109195219 gene encoding serine/threonine-protein kinase pim-2 isoform X1, whose protein sequence is MTKETRKITTPADEDSGDQDCKSRTAKRKASPEKKTPIKRRRVAEQAGPSTSSDVVKGVKRKVVQDGEGTTNQPKKAKLLDHMSGDKEQASSSLDTGKDLNNKNVCAKNSKRKAAGDNRESPKKKKRNVDQDKKSVADQKREFEARYVEEHQLGEGGCGAVFAGYRIEDRFPVAIKHIPRNKVYCKVADESGKKLSVEVAIMLKLAGEAEGSVGTSAPVSLLEWFDLGKELILVLERPVPAVDLQKYKAENGRTLPEDKAKVILKQLVDAAKELEDKNIFHRDIKGENILIETGSDVPRVRIIDFGLSCFVKQRSLYRVFYGTPLHTPPEWYRRSCYRCGPTTVWQMGVVLYEAVHARDFDTERFLSKKLTIKKRLSTKCRNFLEACLTKVPEKRPTLEELQHHPWLR